The following proteins are encoded in a genomic region of Candidatus Nitrospira nitrificans:
- a CDS encoding DUF2024 family protein — MSSDTIHVYDTWINGKSGRIHFDVMTTDEATALKLAKEYLVSIGEPTATITTRECQFCHSEPLVMFSAEQQKQVKEKGGFIVRMPA, encoded by the coding sequence ATGTCTTCGGATACGATTCACGTCTACGACACTTGGATCAACGGCAAAAGCGGTCGCATTCACTTCGATGTCATGACGACGGATGAAGCCACCGCTCTCAAACTTGCCAAAGAGTACCTGGTGAGCATCGGGGAACCGACTGCGACGATCACCACGAGAGAGTGCCAATTCTGTCACAGCGAACCGCTGGTCATGTTTTCGGCGGAGCAGCAGAAGCAGGTCAAGGAAAAGGGCGGATTTATCGTTCGAATGCCGGCCTAG
- the lspA gene encoding signal peptidase II, protein MSASGLRNLALASVTGGIILLDQLTKQQIMQTMRLHESIPVIPNLFSLTYIRNPGAAFGLLAGSSNAFRMVFFGLTSIFALGLLGTILLRMPEEDWMGRISVAGILGGAIGNLIDRLRFGEVIDFLDVYIENYHWPAFNVADSAITVGVIFLIIHFAFEKRADPPAESEISSVPKT, encoded by the coding sequence TTGAGTGCATCAGGCCTTCGCAATCTCGCGCTCGCGTCGGTGACCGGCGGCATTATCCTGCTTGATCAGCTGACCAAACAGCAGATCATGCAGACGATGCGCTTGCATGAATCCATCCCCGTCATTCCCAATCTCTTCAGCCTGACCTATATTCGAAACCCCGGGGCGGCATTCGGACTGTTGGCCGGAAGCAGTAATGCATTTCGGATGGTTTTCTTTGGGTTGACGTCGATCTTTGCCCTCGGGCTACTGGGTACGATCCTGTTGCGGATGCCGGAGGAAGATTGGATGGGCCGTATCAGTGTCGCGGGAATACTGGGTGGAGCGATCGGGAACTTGATCGATCGGCTTCGTTTCGGCGAGGTGATCGATTTCCTAGACGTCTACATCGAAAACTACCACTGGCCCGCATTCAATGTCGCGGATTCCGCGATCACCGTCGGGGTCATTTTTCTCATCATTCACTTTGCCTTCGAAAAACGCGCAGATCCTCCTGCCGAGTCGGAGATATCCTCGGTGCCTAAAACGTGA
- a CDS encoding undecaprenyl-diphosphate phosphatase: protein MNEWGPTLAVILGIVEGLTEFLPVSSTGHLILVGHALGFTGDVAANAEISIQLGAILAVIVFEREKIGRLLSGAWQEQKALRALSANHPPASWSDRVKGSMRNHPNVWFLLGIGIAFLPAAVLGLLAHGWIKSHLFTPFTVASTSILGGIIILIVEATKRTSQANSLDQVSAVHAFWIGLAQCASLIPGMSRSGSTIIGGLLAGLDRKVATEYSFFLALPTIIAATVYETWKARGAFTDQDYMALGLGMLISFLVAWGVIAAFLTYVQRHTLRVFAYYRIILGIVVMLVVR, encoded by the coding sequence ATGAACGAATGGGGTCCAACACTCGCTGTGATACTGGGAATCGTCGAAGGGCTCACGGAGTTTCTTCCCGTCTCATCAACGGGACACCTGATCCTGGTAGGCCATGCCCTCGGCTTCACCGGTGACGTCGCGGCCAATGCGGAAATCTCCATCCAGCTGGGCGCGATTCTGGCCGTCATCGTCTTTGAACGAGAGAAGATCGGACGGCTTCTGTCCGGAGCCTGGCAGGAACAGAAGGCTTTGCGCGCACTGTCGGCAAACCATCCTCCCGCCTCATGGTCCGACCGCGTCAAGGGCTCCATGCGGAACCATCCCAACGTATGGTTCTTGCTGGGAATCGGGATCGCCTTTCTACCCGCCGCCGTACTCGGCCTATTGGCTCACGGATGGATCAAGTCGCATTTGTTCACGCCCTTCACGGTGGCTTCAACCTCGATCCTGGGCGGCATTATCATCCTCATCGTGGAAGCGACGAAGCGGACCAGTCAGGCCAACAGTCTGGATCAAGTGTCGGCGGTTCATGCCTTCTGGATCGGGCTGGCACAATGTGCCTCCCTCATCCCCGGCATGTCTCGCTCCGGCTCGACGATCATCGGAGGCCTCCTCGCCGGACTCGACCGAAAGGTGGCCACGGAATATTCATTTTTTCTCGCGCTCCCGACCATCATCGCCGCGACAGTCTACGAAACATGGAAAGCACGAGGTGCATTTACCGATCAGGATTATATGGCGCTCGGCCTCGGCATGCTCATCTCATTCCTGGTGGCTTGGGGTGTCATCGCCGCCTTTCTGACCTATGTCCAGCGGCATACCTTGCGAGTCTTCGCGTACTATCGTATTATTCTCGGAATTGTAGTCATGTTGGTCGTCCGCTGA
- the thiC gene encoding phosphomethylpyrimidine synthase ThiC has protein sequence MSIRNHTIGSDNGNGVAAPSSPLTTAPFPASQKIYVHGVQPGVHVPMREISLSQTKGANGASSGNTPVIVYDTSGPYTDPSVTIDVRNGLPPLRRAWVLSRQDVEELPDVSSTYGRLRATDPKLAELRFRHIRKPLRGKAGKNITQLHYARKGIITPEMEFIAIRENQSRGPAADLGERNGHGGGVKQHPGFAWGASIPSVITPEFVRDEVARGRAIIPSNINHPESEPMIIGRNFLVKINSNIGNSAVASSIEEEVEKMIWSTRWGADTVMDLSTGKNIHETREWIIRNSPVPIGTVPIYQALEKVNGKAEDLTWEIFRDTLIEQAEQGVDYFTIHAGVRLAYVPMTAKRMTGIVSRGGSIHAKWCLAHHQENFAYTHFEEICEIMKAYDVAFSLGDGLRPGSIADANDDAQFAELDTLGELTKIAWRHDVQVMIEGPGHVPMHMIQTNMEKQLEACQEAPFYTLGPLTTDIAPGYDHITSGIGAAMIGWYGCAMLCYVTPKEHLGLPTREDVKTGVITYKIAAHAADLAKGHPGVQARDNALSKARFEFRWEDQFNLSLDPETAQQFHDETLPDNAAKVSHFCSMCGPHFCSMKITQDVRDYAAQLQVDEHQAIQIGMKEKSEEFKKTGSEIYR, from the coding sequence ATGAGCATCCGTAACCATACAATCGGATCCGATAATGGGAACGGCGTTGCCGCCCCGTCGTCTCCGCTCACGACGGCGCCTTTCCCGGCTTCGCAGAAAATCTATGTGCATGGCGTGCAACCCGGCGTGCATGTCCCGATGCGGGAAATCAGTCTGTCCCAGACCAAAGGGGCGAATGGAGCCAGCTCTGGCAACACCCCTGTGATCGTCTATGACACGTCAGGCCCCTATACCGATCCCTCGGTCACAATCGATGTCCGCAACGGACTGCCGCCGTTGCGGCGCGCCTGGGTGCTCAGCCGACAGGATGTAGAAGAACTGCCGGATGTGAGCTCGACGTACGGCCGTCTGCGCGCGACCGATCCGAAGCTGGCCGAATTGCGCTTTCGACATATCCGTAAACCCTTGCGAGGGAAGGCCGGCAAGAACATCACCCAACTGCACTATGCGCGAAAAGGCATCATCACGCCGGAGATGGAGTTCATCGCCATCCGTGAAAACCAGTCACGTGGGCCCGCAGCCGACCTGGGTGAGCGCAACGGTCATGGGGGTGGCGTCAAACAGCATCCTGGATTTGCCTGGGGAGCCAGCATCCCGTCCGTCATTACACCCGAGTTCGTGCGCGACGAGGTTGCCCGTGGCCGCGCGATCATCCCGTCGAACATCAACCATCCGGAAAGCGAACCGATGATCATCGGCCGGAACTTCCTGGTAAAGATCAACTCCAACATCGGCAATTCCGCCGTCGCCTCGTCGATCGAAGAAGAAGTCGAGAAAATGATCTGGTCGACCCGCTGGGGAGCCGATACCGTGATGGATCTCTCAACGGGAAAAAACATTCACGAGACACGCGAATGGATCATTCGCAATTCACCGGTGCCGATCGGAACGGTGCCGATTTATCAAGCGCTTGAAAAAGTAAACGGCAAGGCGGAAGACCTCACCTGGGAAATCTTTCGCGATACCCTGATCGAGCAGGCGGAACAGGGCGTCGACTACTTCACCATTCACGCCGGGGTGCGCCTGGCCTATGTGCCGATGACCGCCAAGCGGATGACCGGGATTGTGTCGCGTGGCGGGTCGATCCACGCGAAATGGTGTCTGGCTCACCACCAAGAAAACTTCGCCTACACGCACTTCGAAGAAATCTGTGAGATCATGAAGGCCTACGACGTGGCCTTCAGTCTCGGCGACGGGCTCCGCCCGGGATCGATTGCCGATGCCAACGACGACGCGCAGTTTGCCGAACTCGACACATTGGGCGAGCTGACCAAGATCGCGTGGCGGCACGACGTGCAGGTCATGATCGAAGGTCCTGGCCATGTGCCGATGCACATGATTCAGACCAACATGGAAAAGCAGCTTGAGGCCTGCCAGGAGGCTCCCTTCTATACCTTAGGCCCCCTGACCACCGACATTGCTCCAGGCTACGACCACATCACCTCCGGCATCGGTGCCGCGATGATCGGCTGGTACGGATGCGCCATGCTGTGCTACGTCACCCCCAAGGAACATTTGGGCTTGCCGACCCGGGAGGACGTCAAGACGGGCGTCATCACGTATAAAATTGCCGCGCACGCGGCCGATCTCGCCAAAGGTCATCCCGGCGTGCAGGCGAGAGACAATGCCCTCTCAAAGGCACGGTTCGAATTCCGTTGGGAAGACCAATTCAACCTGTCACTCGATCCGGAAACCGCGCAGCAGTTCCATGACGAGACGCTTCCCGACAACGCCGCCAAGGTCTCGCATTTCTGCTCGATGTGCGGGCCGCACTTCTGTTCCATGAAAATCACGCAAGACGTCCGTGATTACGCCGCGCAGCTCCAAGTCGACGAACACCAGGCAATTCAAATCGGCATGAAAGAAAAATCCGAAGAGTTCAAGAAAACCGGTTCCGAAATATACCGTTAA
- a CDS encoding sulfide-dependent adenosine diphosphate thiazole synthase, translating to MAKPRPAPLRERDITRHIAREYYKEFDQLIESDVIIVGAGPSGLICAHDLAAMGFRTVLIEQSLALGGGFWSGGYLMNKATICEPANEILEEVGVPCKKIKECEGMYMVDPPHATGALIAAAYKGGAKIMNLTRVVDLILRNGGLLEGVVVNSTTAEMAGHDLIHVDPIALESKIVVDATGHDAVLVELLHKRNLYNKVPGNGAMWVARSEEEVMDRTGEVYPNCFVIGLAVAAVYGTPRMGPAFGSMLLSGRYGAELIKKKLKQE from the coding sequence ATGGCCAAACCAAGACCCGCACCATTACGTGAACGAGATATCACCCGGCACATTGCCCGGGAATACTATAAAGAGTTCGATCAGCTGATTGAGAGCGACGTGATCATCGTCGGCGCAGGGCCATCAGGGCTTATTTGTGCCCACGACTTGGCCGCAATGGGATTTCGCACCGTCCTCATCGAGCAAAGCCTGGCCCTGGGCGGGGGATTTTGGTCCGGCGGGTATCTCATGAATAAGGCCACGATTTGCGAGCCGGCGAATGAGATCCTCGAAGAGGTCGGCGTGCCTTGCAAGAAAATCAAAGAGTGTGAGGGGATGTACATGGTTGACCCTCCCCATGCCACGGGCGCCCTGATCGCGGCCGCATACAAAGGCGGGGCCAAAATCATGAACCTCACACGCGTGGTCGATTTGATTCTGCGCAATGGCGGCCTATTGGAAGGAGTCGTCGTCAACAGCACCACCGCCGAAATGGCAGGTCACGATCTCATCCACGTCGATCCCATCGCCCTCGAGAGCAAGATCGTGGTCGATGCCACCGGCCACGATGCAGTGTTGGTCGAACTTCTTCACAAACGGAACCTGTATAATAAGGTACCCGGGAACGGCGCCATGTGGGTCGCCCGATCTGAAGAAGAAGTGATGGATCGTACCGGAGAAGTGTATCCGAATTGCTTCGTCATCGGATTGGCTGTCGCCGCCGTGTACGGCACCCCAAGAATGGGCCCGGCCTTCGGCTCGATGCTGTTGTCCGGGCGATATGGAGCGGAGCTGATCAAGAAGAAACTGAAACAGGAATAA
- a CDS encoding tetratricopeptide repeat protein, producing MTCVATQMDIQDFLVQGEGREEDKRQAWDLFQQAYEQQMKRELEEAVNLYRKSLATHPTAEAHTFLGWTYSWMGRIDEAIEECHKAIAQDPDFGNPYNDIGAYLIEKGEFDESIPWFQKAIQSRRYENPAYPHLNLGRVYERKGNWTEAIDSYKKALTLDPNYALARKALGRLVSSLN from the coding sequence ATGACCTGCGTTGCTACACAGATGGATATTCAGGATTTTTTGGTCCAAGGCGAAGGACGCGAGGAAGACAAGCGTCAGGCGTGGGATCTCTTTCAGCAGGCCTATGAACAGCAGATGAAGCGTGAACTGGAAGAGGCCGTCAACCTTTACAGGAAATCGCTGGCCACCCATCCCACGGCCGAGGCCCACACATTCTTGGGGTGGACCTACAGCTGGATGGGACGGATTGACGAGGCGATCGAAGAATGTCACAAGGCCATCGCGCAGGACCCTGATTTCGGCAACCCGTACAACGATATCGGCGCCTACCTGATCGAGAAGGGTGAATTCGACGAGTCCATACCCTGGTTTCAGAAGGCGATACAGTCCAGGCGATATGAGAATCCAGCCTATCCGCACCTCAATCTCGGCCGCGTGTATGAGCGAAAGGGAAACTGGACAGAAGCCATCGATTCCTATAAGAAAGCGCTCACCCTGGACCCAAACT
- the nadA gene encoding quinolinate synthase NadA, which translates to MTITATLPKPITEYQAQSAEELYRRTVAAKQTLGERVMILGHNYQRDEVIQHADFRGDSLLLAKLAAERSERPHIVFCGVHFMAETADILSRSQQTVILPDMAAGCSMADMAAIEQVDQCWEALGRVVPVEETVMPAVYVNSAAVLKAFCGEHGGITCTSSNAKAVIEWSWARREKILFFPDEHLGRNTANKMGIPREQMIVWDPYQPNGGNTKEAIKRAKLILWKGHCSVHQMFQPVHVDHFRKQYPGGHVIVHPECHEDVVNKADLIGSTEFIIRTVTAAPAGTIWAVGTELNLVNRLKHELTDKKVFFLSSTVCQCATMFRIDAAHLCWAMENLAEGHIVNRIVVPDDDKHWAKVALDRMMAIS; encoded by the coding sequence GTGACGATCACAGCGACGTTACCGAAGCCAATCACCGAGTACCAGGCACAGTCGGCGGAGGAGTTATATCGCCGGACGGTCGCGGCGAAGCAGACGCTGGGTGAGCGAGTGATGATCCTGGGCCATAATTATCAGCGAGACGAAGTCATCCAGCATGCCGACTTTCGCGGGGACTCGCTGTTGTTGGCGAAATTGGCCGCCGAACGTTCCGAACGCCCCCACATCGTTTTTTGTGGCGTGCATTTCATGGCTGAGACGGCTGACATCCTCAGCCGTTCTCAACAAACGGTGATCCTACCGGACATGGCTGCGGGTTGCTCGATGGCCGATATGGCGGCGATTGAACAGGTTGACCAGTGTTGGGAAGCGTTGGGACGCGTGGTGCCGGTCGAAGAGACTGTGATGCCGGCGGTCTATGTCAATTCGGCGGCGGTGCTCAAGGCGTTTTGCGGCGAGCATGGGGGAATCACCTGCACTTCGTCCAATGCGAAAGCGGTGATCGAATGGTCGTGGGCCAGGCGCGAAAAGATTCTCTTCTTTCCCGACGAGCATTTAGGCCGCAACACGGCGAATAAGATGGGCATTCCTCGCGAGCAGATGATTGTCTGGGACCCGTATCAGCCGAACGGCGGGAATACCAAAGAAGCCATTAAGCGAGCCAAGCTGATTCTATGGAAGGGCCACTGCAGCGTCCACCAAATGTTTCAACCGGTCCATGTGGATCACTTCCGCAAACAATATCCTGGCGGCCACGTCATTGTGCATCCGGAATGCCATGAAGACGTGGTCAATAAGGCGGATCTCATCGGATCGACCGAGTTCATCATTCGCACGGTGACCGCCGCGCCGGCCGGCACGATCTGGGCGGTTGGGACGGAGCTGAATCTCGTGAATCGGTTGAAGCACGAGCTCACCGACAAGAAAGTGTTCTTCCTGTCATCGACGGTCTGCCAGTGCGCCACGATGTTCCGCATCGATGCCGCGCATCTCTGCTGGGCCATGGAGAATCTGGCGGAAGGCCATATCGTCAACCGGATTGTGGTGCCGGACGACGACAAGCACTGGGCAAAGGTTGCTCTCGATCGTATGATGGCCATCAGCTAG
- the ileS gene encoding isoleucine--tRNA ligase yields the protein MDYKATLNLPKTDFPMKANLPQREPDMLAWWEQQKLYDQIQAKGQGRPRYVLHDGPPYANGRIHIGHALNKVLKDIIVKSKTMAGFHAPYVPGWDCHGLPIEHQVMKELGDKKKDLDVVAIRRLCRDYAERFVKTQREEFKRLGVLGEWDHPYLTMTPGYEATIIREFGKFVERGGVYKGLKPVLWCMQDQTALAEAEVEYEDHTSPSIYVKFPVVTSPTVLSHTFPGVSFPEGMTGVSVVIWTTTPWTLPANQAVCLHRDFDYAFVQVGDELLIVAEKLLDSVVKACAIEGYRVVGVKKGGEGFEGLETQRPLSTGLSPILLGDFVTLDQGTGCVHIAPGHGMEDYLLVLDHNAKASTGERLEIVAPVDNSGRFTSIVSEFAGQQVLKANPKIVEYLQANGRLLGHGSLRHSYPHCWRCKNPVIFRATEQWFVSMETNELRKETLAEIERVRWIPAYGRDRIFGMIDNRPDWCLSRQRVWGVPIPGFTCEGCRHVLADPIVIEHLAALMESKGADVWFERAALDLLPAGTTCPKCGGTAFEKERDILDVWFESGVSFAAVLKSRKWWPADLYLEGSDQHRGWFHSALLAGVTTDHRAPYQAVLTHGFVVDGQGKKMSKSAGNVVAPQDVIKQSGAEILRLWVAAQDYREDLRISQEILNHLIEAYRKVRNTSRFLLSNLYDFDPAIHRVPYDQLSELDRWALSRLGELITKVRRAYEEFEFHAIFHALNNFCSVDLSAVYLDILKDRLYTFRADSPLRRGAQTVLCEIAVVSAKLMAPILSFTAEEIWRMLPDAARKEATSVHLSSFPEGEPVWQDEELTARWERLLAYRSQVQGDLETQRRDKVIGSSLEAHVRIEAGPDAHRFLTAYAEDLSTIFIVSGVTLKQAEMGASDIRITVERSDAAKCERCWNYRDAVGKDAAHPTLCDRCVEAIR from the coding sequence ATGGATTACAAAGCAACGCTCAACCTTCCGAAAACCGATTTCCCCATGAAGGCCAATCTGCCGCAGCGGGAGCCGGACATGTTGGCTTGGTGGGAGCAGCAGAAGCTCTATGATCAGATTCAGGCGAAAGGGCAGGGACGGCCTCGGTATGTGCTGCACGATGGCCCTCCCTATGCCAACGGCCGCATCCATATCGGACACGCGCTGAACAAGGTTTTGAAAGACATCATCGTCAAGTCAAAGACGATGGCTGGGTTTCACGCACCCTACGTCCCTGGGTGGGACTGTCATGGGTTGCCTATCGAACATCAAGTCATGAAGGAGTTGGGGGACAAGAAAAAAGACTTAGACGTTGTGGCGATCCGCAGACTCTGTCGCGACTATGCCGAGCGGTTTGTGAAGACTCAGCGTGAGGAATTCAAGCGGCTGGGGGTGTTGGGAGAATGGGATCATCCCTACCTGACGATGACTCCTGGGTATGAAGCCACGATCATTCGTGAATTCGGCAAGTTTGTCGAGCGCGGCGGGGTGTACAAGGGGCTCAAGCCGGTTCTCTGGTGCATGCAGGATCAGACCGCGCTTGCGGAAGCGGAGGTCGAATACGAGGACCACACGTCCCCGTCGATCTACGTCAAGTTTCCGGTCGTCACATCGCCGACCGTTCTCAGCCACACCTTTCCGGGTGTCTCCTTTCCGGAAGGAATGACGGGAGTCTCCGTCGTCATTTGGACGACCACGCCCTGGACGCTTCCGGCGAACCAGGCCGTCTGCCTCCACCGCGATTTCGACTATGCCTTTGTTCAGGTCGGCGACGAGTTGCTGATTGTGGCGGAAAAACTTTTGGATAGCGTCGTGAAAGCCTGCGCGATCGAGGGCTATCGCGTGGTCGGGGTGAAAAAGGGCGGAGAGGGGTTCGAAGGCTTGGAGACGCAACGGCCCTTGTCCACCGGTCTCTCGCCGATTCTGCTCGGCGACTTCGTGACGCTCGATCAAGGGACGGGTTGCGTTCACATCGCGCCGGGGCACGGCATGGAAGACTATCTGCTCGTGCTCGATCACAATGCCAAGGCCTCCACAGGGGAGCGTCTTGAAATCGTGGCACCGGTGGACAACAGCGGACGGTTTACATCGATCGTCTCGGAGTTCGCCGGACAACAGGTCTTGAAAGCCAATCCGAAGATTGTCGAGTATCTCCAGGCGAACGGGCGCTTGCTGGGGCATGGCTCTCTCCGGCATTCGTATCCCCACTGTTGGCGGTGCAAAAATCCGGTGATCTTTCGCGCGACCGAGCAGTGGTTCGTGTCGATGGAGACCAACGAATTGCGGAAGGAAACCTTGGCGGAAATCGAGCGGGTTCGATGGATTCCAGCCTATGGTCGTGATCGGATCTTCGGCATGATCGACAACCGGCCGGACTGGTGTCTCTCGCGGCAACGGGTATGGGGCGTGCCCATCCCAGGCTTTACCTGCGAAGGGTGTCGCCATGTGCTTGCGGATCCGATTGTCATTGAACATCTTGCCGCGTTGATGGAATCCAAGGGCGCCGATGTGTGGTTTGAACGGGCGGCTCTTGATCTGTTACCCGCCGGAACGACCTGTCCGAAGTGCGGAGGAACCGCATTCGAGAAGGAGCGTGACATTCTGGACGTCTGGTTTGAATCCGGGGTCAGTTTCGCGGCTGTTCTGAAATCACGCAAGTGGTGGCCTGCCGATTTGTATCTTGAGGGTTCCGACCAGCATCGGGGCTGGTTCCATAGCGCGCTGCTCGCCGGCGTGACGACGGATCATCGCGCGCCCTATCAGGCGGTGCTGACCCATGGCTTTGTGGTCGATGGGCAGGGGAAGAAGATGTCCAAGTCGGCCGGGAATGTCGTCGCCCCGCAAGATGTCATCAAGCAGTCGGGCGCTGAGATCCTCCGTCTGTGGGTCGCGGCCCAGGATTATCGCGAGGATCTTCGCATTTCGCAGGAAATCCTGAACCATTTGATCGAAGCGTACAGGAAGGTGCGCAACACGTCTCGGTTCTTGCTGAGCAATCTATACGATTTCGATCCGGCGATACACCGTGTGCCCTATGACCAGCTGTCGGAATTGGACCGATGGGCGCTGTCGCGGCTGGGAGAACTCATCACGAAGGTGCGCCGCGCCTACGAAGAGTTTGAATTTCACGCCATCTTCCATGCGCTGAACAACTTTTGTTCGGTTGATCTCAGCGCCGTCTATCTCGATATTCTGAAGGATCGGCTGTATACCTTCCGGGCCGACTCTCCGCTGCGGCGAGGGGCTCAGACCGTTCTGTGTGAAATTGCCGTGGTGTCGGCGAAACTCATGGCGCCGATTTTGAGTTTTACCGCCGAGGAGATCTGGCGCATGTTGCCGGACGCGGCGCGCAAGGAAGCGACGAGCGTGCATCTCTCCTCGTTTCCTGAAGGCGAGCCTGTCTGGCAAGACGAAGAGCTCACCGCTCGGTGGGAACGGCTACTCGCCTATCGATCTCAAGTTCAGGGGGACTTGGAAACCCAACGCCGAGACAAGGTGATCGGGTCGTCGCTTGAAGCGCATGTCCGGATTGAGGCGGGGCCTGATGCCCATCGATTCTTGACGGCGTATGCCGAGGATCTCAGCACGATTTTTATCGTGTCGGGGGTGACCCTCAAACAGGCGGAGATGGGAGCATCGGACATTCGGATCACGGTTGAGCGGTCGGACGCCGCGAAATGCGAACGTTGCTGGAATTATCGAGACGCAGTCGGCAAGGATGCGGCTCATCCCACACTGTGCGATCGCTGTGTGGAGGCGATCCGTTGA